A window of Fusarium oxysporum Fo47 chromosome II, complete sequence genomic DNA:
TGGACCCTGTTGAGGATTATGCTTGGGATATGTCTGCGAGGTCATTGAGTCCACAGGAGCTGCTCAATCAAGTACTGGTCAAGCAAGAGCTTGTTTCGATCTTCCGCCGCCATGGCGCTTTGGAGCCCCCTCGAAGCAGCATATATCCACGGACATCACATTATGGAGATAATGCTGTCCAGCTTTTGACCCCGAGAGGCAAAGTGGTGCAGCTGCCCTATGATCTCACACTGGGAAACGCAAGGATGATGGCGTATTTTGATCCAGTAGTTGAACGATCTTTTACCTTTGGCAACGTTTTCCGCGACAAGAACGATGGAGGCCACCCACTCATGTTTGGAGAAGCTGATTTCGACATTGTCACCACTGACGCCCTGGACTTTGCTTTGAATGAAGCAGAGGTTCTCAAAGTGATGGATGAGATTGTCCACACATTTCCCTCCTTGTCCACAACTCCTATGTGTTTCCATCTGGGACACTCAGATCTTTTACAACTTGTCTTCGAGTATTGTGGGATAAGCCCTGCAAGTCGACGTGCAGCGGCAGATGTGTTGAGTAAGCTGAACATTCACAATTTTAACTGGCAGAAGATTAGGGTTGAGCTGCGGTCACCAACTGTAGGTGTTTCGGCTATAAGCGTGGACGAATTGCAGAAATTCGACTTCAGAGGTAAGTGAGGTACAGTGACATATATGAAGCTTCAGAGCTAATATCGAATAGACACTCCAAACAAGACATTCTCCAAATTAAAAACCCTTTTTGAGGGCAGCAATATGTACCAGCGAGCTTCTCCGACAATCGCGCATCTCAAGGAAGTCATTGAGTATTGCAAGCGCCTGGGTGTAGGAACAAAGATCTATATCAATCCTTTGAACAGCTTGAAAGAAGCCTTTTACACGGGCGGCATCATCTTTTCATGCATCTACGATAAAAAGGTCAAGGATGTTTTTGCTGCTGGCGGTAGGTATGATCAACTTATCAGAGAATTCCGACCTAGGGCTGGTGGCCAAGTCCGGGAGAAACATGCAGTTGGATTCAGTTTGGCATGGGAGCGATTGGCAAAGATTCCCAAAGCCGGGGGGCGATCGTTCTTGAAGAAATCCGAGGACGAATCAAGCGGAATTTTTAACTCTCGACGAGTAAGTCATTCACATGACCATATGCGCAACACTTACTGATACATGCGACAGTGTGATTGTTTGATAGCTAGCTTCAACGCTGCTGTGTCGAGATCTTTAGGTGCCGAGATACTTCAAACGCTCTGGGCACACAGCATCAGCGCTGAGCTGGCCAAGGATGCCAGATCTCCCGAAGACTTGTTATCGAaacaccgagaagaagaatattcttggctcatcatcatcaaacagGATGCAATGTTGAAGATCAAAAGCTTGGGCCGAAAGGATGTGCCTGATGCAGATATACCAACAACACAACTgctttcttggcttcgtaACGAGATTCGAGAACGCGATTCAAAAACAGTGGTGAAACTTCGCGGCAACAGCTCTGCAGATACCAATGGCTCGGgcgagaaggaagagcagGAGGTTCGTGTGCTGGTGGCACAAACACGGAGCAAAAAGTTCAACCGTAGAACGGTTGTGGAACAAGCTCAAAGCAGTGCCAGCAGCTTGGTTCAGTCTTTCCTAGATGGTCCTATTTTGGCCATCGAGACCACAGATCAGGTCATGGACCTAATCCGCGGGACCTGCCTCTCAGAGGTTGAGGGCTGGCGACAAGTCGAGCAGTCGGTGACGAATACGGAGAGGAAGTATATCCGTGAGATCCACGACGAGTTGGATAACCTGAGGTTTAAGTATCAGAAGAAAAACGATGGGTCGCGGCACGCATTCCTGTACAACTTTCGATCGGGTAACTGCGTGTATTACGATCTTGGGGCCTAATAAACCTAGGGTTCTGATATCATAAATTCTAATAATATTTACAAAACTTCTAAAGATTATAGCAAGTCTATAAAATTTATACTAAAGCTTGGCTACATATACTAAACTAGGTCTAGATTTGAGAAACTCTTGAAGATATTTACACAGTTTAGATAAGAGACTTAAGGGATATCCTCATCATTCTTATACCCATAAGGTAGTTTAATGGAGACACAATAAGCAACACAGTTGGCCCTCCTCAATCCTGCATATTGTTTTAACATGAATCTCACTCGAAACACTGATGATACAATGCGCTGACGCTGAATCAGCCCAAACACGCATATACCCTAAAGCAGCGGCCGGAGCGTTTGTCGATCAGGTACAAGTATattcaagacaaagaaatgAAAAAGGGGCACGTTCCAATTCCATAGCCATGGCATGTTGATCACCTGTTTCTCCCATCCTATCTCATGCACTTTACAGTACATCAAATGGCTGTAAAGGACGGGAATGGGGACAGGCAGGGCTGGAGCGGGCGGGAACGGATACGTACCTAAGCGTGATCTTGGGGTGGGGCCGTGCTTAAGGGAGGTGTGGGGTCAAGGGACCGACGTCAGTTTTTCCCGCCAAAGGGAAAGGGCAGCAGGCACAAGACGAGGGGCAAACCAAGGCAGGAGCCAGAGCCAGGAGACTGGAGCCAGAACCATGTGGCAGGTGCAACTTGCAAGTGGTCACCAGCCGGGGCTTAGAGTGGATTTCCTTCCTTCCATTTCATGCTCCGGTCTCCGGATGGCGGCGGCAAGGCCGAAGTGAATGACTCTCTACTCTTTACATACTTCATTGAATACCTCAGGTAATTAATTTACTAAGCTTTTTCGTCTTCTTTTACCTTAATCTCTGTTGCTTTTTGAATGAGAATAGAAGGAAAAGACTAAAAAAGGTTCATCAATTTTTTCTatctcttattattcttttacCTCTTTTCCGCATTCGTCTTTACTGGGCGTTCCGAACCTCAAACGCGTTTGCTATCAAGGTTGCCTCATTGTTAAGCGATAAGCAAACAACAAATAAACACTCCTCCCCCCCGTTGTCAACACAAAAAGAGGCGATATCCAAACAAAATTTGCCAAcgaagcaaagcaaagcgAAGCGAAGCGAAGCGGCTGCGGCTTCTTCTAAATCCAAACACCACCTTGCTCAACTTTTGCGCGTCCAATCGCCGAAGCCGCCCCTCCTCGACCGCCCTTTCcgtacagcacagcacagcgCAGGCAGTCAACAACTCCCTTTCGCCGCTGGCGCTGGCCTGACTTATTAAGCCCGGCCCATCTCGTCAACTCGCAACAACCAACTACCTCACCCACTCTTCAACTTTCGGTCCTTTCAAACACACGCTCGCTTGGAGGATTCTCGTCGTTGGACGGACGGAATAGCGCACCTAATTAGTTATCGATAGTCAGTCATCATGGCGCAAAAGAGACTTATGCAGGAACTGCAACCCCTCCAGAAGGAGAAATGGGTCAACATCGAGGTATGTCGTTTGGTACCATGGAACAAGCATTGTCTAACATGATCGTCTTCAAGACCGACGACTCAAACCTTCTACTCTGGAAGATCGGCCTCTGGGTTGTTAACCCCGATAGTGTCTGGCACGGAGCCTACCTCAAGGCCGAGATGAAGTTTCCAAATGATTATCCTTACCAGCCGCCCAGCTTCAAATTTCTGACTAAGAACATCTGTCACCCCAACGTTTACACCGACGGCAATCTCTGCATTTCCATCCTCCACAAGCCAGGCGAAGACGAGCAGTCAGGCGAGCTGGCCAGCGAGCGTTGGAATGTTCTCCACGGTGTCGAATCGGTCCTGCGATCCGTTCTACTCCTCCTCGACGATCCCGAAATCAACTCACCCGCAAATGTCGATGCTAGCGTCCTCTATCGTGATAACAAGACCGAGTATAACAAGCGAGCAAAGGACATCGTTGATAAGTCTCAGAAGGATATCCCGCCAGGGTCAAGGATGCCCACTCCCTCCGAGCTCGCACCTGCGCCACAAAAGCcaattgatgatgatgccgacTTCTGGAATATGAcagacgaagaggaagacttTGGCGGCAGCGATAGCGACGAGGACAtggaagactttgatgatgacgacgaggatgatgatgatgtcaGAGACCAGAAGTAGACTTCCCCAGGAGGCCATGCATTTCTCAGCGTGGCCAGGACGAGTGATGGGTTGGCCACTTTTCATGCCTCTGCCTTCTACACCATTTCGCGGTATCCTCTTTCCATCTACAGTACTATCGACATAGCGAGGTGATTTTATTTCATTTTTAAGGCGTTCAAGATGCGCATTACTCGGACTGGGACGAGCATTGCAAGCATCGAGCGATACGGACATTGAGGGAATGCAGGCAGACCGGTGGTCTCTGTTTTATACGTGCTGTTTACATTGGAGCAAGGGTGTATTTATCAGGCGTGCTTTCTATAGACAGAATATACAACTTACAAAGATTCGCTTGGTGCCATAGTGAGGAACATCTGTCGATAGTATTCCGTACTTGTCCTACTTAGTTGGAGAGAAAGCGGACACTCGTACAAGACATCTTTAGTGCTGATATTGATAAAGAACCCGCTCGACGGCATGCTCTACCATGTCCTGACTAGGCTACATGAGCAAAACCCAAAACTCCATGCGCTCAAATGCTATTCTAATAATCATGCTATGTAAGCCAGCGACCCCTTCATCGAATGGCACGCCCTCTTCACCTGCAGaacaaaaaaagaagaatgtAACATCTTACAAGCAAGCGTCGGTATTCGTGAACTTTTATCTCTCGGAGCCACCTAAGATTTCTCATCTGGGATGTCCATGTCCATCAAATTGGTTGGCTCCGCTCGCATAGACGAGTTCCTGGACAATGACATAAAAGGAGGCGGCCTAGCCTTCTCTTGCATCTCCGGGCTTCGAGGCTCCTCCGCAGCAAACGCAGTGTTGGTGTCTAAGTAGTCGGCTGTTACTGTGCTCGGTGTCATGGTAGCTGATGTCGGCTCTGTCGGAGCTGTTGAATCTTGAGTACGGCCTGTTAGTGAATCTGGGATGTGGCCTTCCATATCAGTGAAACTATGGACGTAATCCGTCATTTCAGTACCAACTCTTTCGTCGTCATCAGGGAGGAAAGGGTTGTCAAATCCGTTCCTATCATCGTCACTGCCGATTGAGGCGCGATTACTGTCCATTGAACCACCGCTGTCAGACCGATGCTTTCTCTTAGAAGGCGAGAAGGACGAATGAGGCGAAAGAGACGAGCTGGATTCAAAGTTTCCCGTCTGCTTGGACTCATTGGCTGTGGATTCTTCCTTAGATAACTCTTGACGGAAAGCTTTATTTTCCACCTTGATGAATCGTTCCAGTTGGGATGATAGATGGTCTTTCGGCGTTCCAAGGGCGTCTTCCGTTGCATATACCAGCAGTGGTTTCTTGGTATCCTTCCAGATATCGACCAATACTATGTCGATAGTTGTTTTCTGCAATTGTGTTAACAAGAACAAcctcctctgcttcaatCAATGTCAAGTTCTCTTACCTCCGCTCTAACGGCCTGGTCTCCATAAGGGGTATAAGCCAGCCTCCACCATTGATCCCTTGGTTTGGTCTCCACGTCACTAAGGTCTATGAGATCTGCTTCCTCCCGTTGGCAGACATATAAGACGCTGGGTGATGCAACTAATCCGCGGAGGAGATACCTTTTGCAGGACATGGGTTTCGGACGACTTGGCTTATCCGGTACTGTAAGGAGTCTCCCCAACGCTCGCTGTTTGGCTGTGATCTGTTCGAGTTCTACATCAAGGCCTAGAGCCATTTTAGCCACGGGCACTGAAGCCTTTCAAAGCCTAGACTTACCTTTCATTTTTGTCTCAAAGTCCACAAGCAAACTCTCAGAATAGTCGATCACATCTGTGACCTTCTGAGATTCCAGATACACGTTGTCGTCCACATCTGGAGGAGCAGTGCGGTAGTCAGGGTACTTATCAATATCGAATCCCGACTTCTCCAAAGTCTTGAATCGGAGGAAGCTTTCCAGATAACTCCTGTATCCCTCCCACTGATCGATCGCTTTTTTCAAAACTGCACCCTTGTCATTAGTTGCGTCACCCCAAGTGCCCGCTAAGCTAACAAGCTGTTCTTTCTTGTCCAGAATACGTTTCGTTTGTTCCTTTGTTTGGCACCACCCGTGCTGGATCCGACGTGCCTCGTCTTTCCGGTTCATGAGGTATCTTTCTGGGTAGAATTCCAAGGGAATCTCGAACGAATCGCTTGGCCCGTCACCAGTGGTGTCTAGCACTAAAACATCGCCCATCTTTTTGAAAAATGCCATCTTCGATCCATCGTGTATTTTATCCAAACCCACGGTATCACTCCACATGACGTGGTCAAGTGCCTCGTACAGAGTTTTGATGTAGCTGTACTCATGTTGGAAGTGCTCTATCTCGAGAAGGCCAAAGCTTgcgacttcttcttcatcatctccgtAGAACATCGACACTCCAGCAACTTGCATCATTGGCTGAGCAACATCAGGGTATCTTTTGCCGAGCATCTCATAGAATTGTTTCTCCATGCCCTGCTTGTCGGAATCCGCCAAAATATCTGCCAGAACAGATATCGAGCCATAACCACGCTCGGTAGAGTCAAGAAATGCCATCAATCGGTGTACTTCGTCCTCAAATGCACTGCCGCTCTTGTGCACACTGGGGTCTGAGCTGCCTTCTTCAGCCATCTTTGCCAAAACCTCCGGTGATAGAATGATCTGTCCTCGCCACCAGTCATTATTACAGCCGTATGTGGTAGCAGGCGATCCAATGCCGAGGAGTATGTTCCGTGCAAGAGGAATTTCATGCAGAATTGTGAGAAGCCCGCCGAGGCGGTGTTCGCCACCTTGCGCACTGCTGATTACCAACATCGCGGGCGCGCCTGGAGCTCTCTTTCGCTTTGACGGTGTAAATTCATTCACGGAGCTCTCCTTCATAGGATCAGACTGGACAATGGCCCAATCGGCCGCCACATATGTTTCGCGGTTTGCAGGACCAAAATGCGGAGGCGGTGGCTCCGAAGTTCCTATAATACCGGACTCGTGATGTGACACCGGTAGTCCAGCTTCTTGTGCTGACGCACGAATAGCTCGTTGCATGTCATCATCCTCTTGGGCTTGGCTCTCTGGGACGCCTGTATGTGTCCTGGTCAGCGCATATTCATGGTGGTGACCAAGAGAGTTACCGGGCACATGTGCCGCAGTCCAGTCCACCATCGTACCCAAGGGAGATCGATTGTTTGATCGTGAAGGAGGTCTCGAAGGAGCGCCGTACGCGTGTGACTCTGACGGGGGAGTGACGCCCTGAATGATGTTGTGATCGGAAGACTCGACATGGAAGGCTATGGGGTCAGTTGACGTCCGGAGGGAAGCGTAACAGTGTACTGACAGATACCAGTCGTATTGTCGCTACCGTCTCGATCTGCGGTGAACATAGAATCGTCCCAAAGCTGTTTATATTTTGCTCGAAACTGCAATACGATCAGCATGTGCTGGGAATTGGCCTTGAACATGTTCGTACGCCATCCTGGTTTTCGTAGTATTGGCTGACAACAGAGTCGGGTTTCCAGTTACTTTGCTGTCAAGTAAGTATACGTCAGTCGCAAAGCTCACTTTGAGGGGTCCGCCCGATGCTAACCTTCAGAGCTTGAATAACCAGCTCACGATCGTCCACAGGGTCGAGACCTGTGAATTCTATCACTTGTCCTATCGCCTCCTGTTGTGAAGTCTCCATGGCTGGGGCTGGAAAATCAATCGTCCTCTGTGAGTTCTAACAAGCTCAGTCTATCGATCGGACACTCCTCCCACCATGAAGGGGGCCAAAGAGCTTATTTCGATAGGGGTTACCCGATAAAGATAGGATGAAGCAAACAATAGTATGAACTATTTCCTCCACGCTGATGTTGATAGTGATGACTATGTTTTCGACGAAACACGCTTGCCGAATGTTTGTTGTATTGAATAAATGACGATCTAAGCGATGAGCTTCCGCAGTGTACAGTTGCGCTGGATTGCAGTGGAGGGGTACGTACTGagagagataagataagaaatTTCTTGGCATGGACTTACACGTGCCAGCCTCCAACTCTTGGGCACCTCGAGGTAATCAACCTTACCTGGTAAGATACCTAAGGTAGATACGCTAGAACTGCTTCTATTTGTTCATGTGGAAAAGAATGAAATGAACGGCATTGTTAATTCTAGATTTGTCAAATGTACGTGATTGCTTTGACAATAGCTCCACGAAGCAAATATGTCATACGTAACCTACCTCCAACAATCACCCTTGAGCAACCTACTAGTCAAGCTTCAAGTATagatgctgaagcagctACTGCATAGATATGACTTATGGAACTACTAACATTTAAAGTGACTGTGCAATGAAGCTGCTGAATATTTCCCCTCGAGTTACCGCAAAGTCATACAGCACGCGAACAGTTATATGAGACCCAGATGGTCAAGGTTCCCTTAGAGGCAGGCATAGTGCTAGACCTCAACCTTAGAACATCGGGTTTTAGATAATCCCAAAAGACGAGTtagccaaagaagccatcaacacATATTGGAATTGTTAGAACATCTCATCCATGTGTAAAGTAATCAGAATCTCTCGTTCAGAGGTTAGAAGGTTCTAGAAGCTTCGACCATGGACCAGGGTTGCCGGGAATAGCTGCAGCTTACAACGGGGAAACGCAATCCGCAAGTCACAGTAACAACTTCGATTCACAACAGATTTGTGCAATGTCTCACAGAGCACCAAGATGGTAAAAACATCATAGAATGGGTACACAGTCATACAAGTCATTCAGACAACCCCATAACCAGGCTCTATCATAGATCCGCTCAAGCTTCCAGCAACCATCTTAAGCTCCAAGTTGGGGCTCTTGAACTGGATTTATGGCGTCTGGGGCGTCGTCTCCACCACGGCTAGGTATCGTCATAGGTCAATTATCCCTGTCAAGTTGTCAGGTATCGACAGATTGAGCCCGACACGAGGACGAGAGAGCATGACCCTTGATGGCGTAGTTTTGCGGAATTGACTTTAGAGAATGTGTTACAAAGAGGATTCTGCAAAGAGAGAATTCCCACTTGCTTCCAAGTAGTATACTTCCTAGGTAGACAATACAGTCGAACAAAGAACATACGACAGCGGCAGATGTATAGGTACTTCTCGTTGTTCGAGAGATATCCGTCGATCGACTCGACGTCACCCCCACCCTGGTAGACTGGAGGTCAGCCAGCCTCTATTCCATATCAAGTTCCTTTCACATTGCGGTGTCTTTTCCCCCCTACACTTTAGAAGCTTCCACAAGGTCCCATGCCCCAGTATTTCCCAGCGGTGGCTTCTGGAGATTGTCACGGTAGCATGGCGTAGTGCTTTCTCGACCTTGACTCTGAAGCGTCACTGGACTGATCTTTTAATCCTCACCTGCGGATTCCCACTCATCTTTTGTAAACTCACTCTTGCACTAAAACATCCCCTCTCTTTAacctcacatcacatcacctCATTCAACCTAGAACGaaacctcttcatcatacGAAGCGCACTTTTGGTGTTTGTCTTTCACTGTTTCAACAAACAATCAACAATAAGCAATCCTTGGCATTGCCACCCATTTCTTGTTGTTCTCGTTCTATCGAACCTATTTGGCTCGCCAAAATTTAACCATATCGCACACCTAAATAATCTTGAGAAACACAACTTTTAACACGCGCGATCATGGTCAAGGAAACGAAGCTCTACGACACCCTCAGCGTCAAGCCTGAGGCAACTCAagacgagatcaagaagggATACAAGTAAGTACACACTATCTATACGGAGCTGCGGAGGCGCAATACACAATACCATTTTCTCACCAGGTTCTTGCTTTTGCAAATGCACAAGCAAACCATGATTTCTATTCGGCGAATTGACGAAAGAGATTCTCTTCGCTGAAATATGAACCACCGCGCATTCCGTCTAGCATCATGACCTGGCGGACACCGCTAACCACACCACCTACAGGAAAGCAGCCTTGAAATGGCACCcagacaagaacaaggataGCCCCGATGCGGCTGAAAAGTTCAAAGAATGCTCACAAGCATACGAAATTCTTTCCGATCCCGAGAAACGAAAGATATATGATCAGTACGGCCTCGAGTTCCTTCTCCGCGGCGGTACCGCACAGCCCGAAGGTGGTGCCGGTGGAAATCCCTTCGCCGCCGGAGGCATGCCTGGCGGATTCGAAGGTTTCAACTTCCAAGGTGGTATGCCCGGTGGAGGCGGCACCCGAACCTTCCACTTCAATACCAGCAGCGGTGCTGGCGGCTTTGGCTTCAGCAACCCCGAAGATATCTTTGCCGAATTCATGCGTAACGGATCTGCTGGTGGTATGCACGGTGGCGACGAAGACGACATCGCTGGCATGTTTGGCGGATTTGGCGGTGCTGGTCCTCGAAGCCGCAGTTCACGCACACGCTCAGGCTTCGAGCCTCGACCTAGAGAAGCTACTCCCGAGGTTACCACGGTCGAGCGACCTCTGCCCCTAACGCTTGAAGAGCTCTTCAACGGTgtgaccaagaagatgaagattaAGCGCAAGACTTACGATGAGACCGGAAAGAGAGTCCAGACCGACCAGATCCTTGAAGTCCCTATCAAACCGGGCCTGAAGAAGGGTTCCAAGATCAAGTTCAACGGAGTCGGCGATCAAGTAGAGGGGGGCCGCCAAGATCTTCACTTTATTGTCGAAGAGGTAAGCACACCGTGTCATAATTCTGCCTACGAAATGATAACTAACAAACCTACAGAAGGAACATCCTCTCTACAAGCGCGAGGATAACGATCTTGTCCATGTGGTAACCCTTGATCTCAAGGAGGCCTTGACCGGCTGGCGAAGGACAGTGACAACGATCGACGGCCGGCAGCTCAACCTCGAGAAGGGAGGCCCTACTCAGCCCAACAGCGAGGAACGGTATCCTGGCCTGGGTATGCCCATCTCTAAGAAGCCTGGCCAGCGAGGCGACTTCGTCATCAAGTACAAGATCAACTTCCCAGCAAGTTTGACTGCCGAtcagaagcagaagctcaGGGAGATTCTGTAAAGGCGCGCCGTCGCCGGACCTATCTGCAACTCTTACCGGATACTAGACGTTTGCTCGGGAAAATATCCAACCTCAGCAGCATCGGAATTCGGTTAGGAAGATTTGCACTACATTCAAATGGTGTTTTGGCGTTTAGGGTTCTAATGAATAATGAAAAAGAGTGGAAGTTCGATGGCACAAGCCTTAGCATGGAAGACCAGGCTTGGTTGCCCGAAGTACACAAGCGACAGGAGAATGATAGGAAGTTGATTAGCATATGGCTTTTTGATATCCATTTGACGGCTGTTCTAATTGATGTCTTGGTAGAAACGATGCCATATATACTATAGTAGCTGTCTCTAATAGTACGACAGATTCGAGATTGAAAGAAGAGTTGCCGAAATGAAGAACATTCCATATGAGGTAAAAACAACTCATCTGGTACGATCGCGATTTGGGAGGGTAAATACTC
This region includes:
- a CDS encoding ubiquitin-conjugating enzyme/RWD-like protein — its product is MAQKRLMQELQPLQKEKWVNIETDDSNLLLWKIGLWVVNPDSVWHGAYLKAEMKFPNDYPYQPPSFKFLTKNICHPNVYTDGNLCISILHKPGEDEQSGELASERWNVLHGVESVLRSVLLLLDDPEINSPANVDASVLYRDNKTEYNKRAKDIVDKSQKDIPPGSRMPTPSELAPAPQKPIDDDADFWNMTDEEEDFGGSDSDEDMEDFDDDDEDDDDVRDQK